A window of Pomacea canaliculata isolate SZHN2017 linkage group LG3, ASM307304v1, whole genome shotgun sequence contains these coding sequences:
- the LOC112560355 gene encoding PDZ domain-containing protein 8-like isoform X2: MLLEVALLSLVAGAVLTVAVQMFFVRWYLYRTPPQPPPYKDHYPKISVPQGLKEKFKATEKGQDQESCFWLNLFGHFLFQELRDTNIVRRWVKQKLNVEFEELLQSTSGKFLAQIILRDFSLGTGFPLVGGVSVQDISIDEEDVVQEPEVQFDVESHFEGHPLPQVGSLVINQLRRVIRQKHTLPNHKMRFKPLFQKPEALPPAIRLELGGQSISSGRLCITFIRCTRLPLVAHEATLYCILCADTKPWKEIVRGQSRVWVLHDVEVIKALGESIGMTFKDIYNLDRRGIVVTVDIVQVDSAAARADIRKDDVLVSVGTSRITSSKQAAKLIKNAGDRFTIRLERPHVKLPQDARFQEEAVFLKDMDGAKTDTKTEENEGFINISVQHTASDSVLVTAGGRQAKEQEFLILDDGGIAGPSGGLKPSTIIHQSHSAVELLKPSLDIPGRAGSPRVRHNLTVPSIHSLATGKVVANETTKNLQPSHTKSAQGSPRRDHSPSPAHEHSHHAAYRHKVGEEAFGGTGADSDSDEEAFPIMKTREVPATRNPRWHDPLTFDLSNHHTYLNVCVWCHLRDTTDFRSEKSSSSSSQSSDDILMGQVSVPINIIVLHCLMTLRGHTKQTLQLQPGDVKVGASQSAGGRIGLEHHRCYGDITLHFQFTPTKLSLQQQRMLAADLDPENSTGVRIVPATSDSSQDELGSDLDIGLYEGKHLFSKAQFNSATYCNFCGKKIWLKVAFQCSLCGMICHKKCIDKCRAETLCSDDGPRRRNAPGEFWRTPLASLKQPETLMNAHLPQSHTRGTRFLSKFSKEPVSTGTEKDGVKATKGQQSVGSPQISTKSQPKDEAKFPHDSQFHQDTLDDAAITSAKEMGRQLFSHMDISSRKAKLDVLVNKTQEEINQEIANKIALNKQLQTAETHTSRTSLNATITNSNNKIESLMLLQLQYCAGLQHCLDQEEEQRQQAQANAVADLAVLQNISMSPQAKESIASLTPAECKDDIPAEDGQEAVDFEEQTASAVAQVLNKVIHFDDDSSLSDENNEDEEDTWR, from the exons ATGCTTTTAGAGGTTGCCCTTCTTTCGTTGGTGGCAGGAGCCGTGCTTACGGTGGCAGTGCAGATGTTCTTTGTACGATGGTATCTATATCGCActccaccacagccaccaccttACAAGGATCATTATCCTAAAATTAGCGTACCACAG GggctgaaagaaaaatttaaagcaaCTGAGAAAGGACAAGACCAAGAATCTTGTTTTTGGCTCAACCTGTTCGGGCACTTTCTTTTTCAGGAGCTTCGTGACACAAATATTGTTAGAAG ATGGGTTAAACAGAAACTGAATGTGGAGTTTGAAGAACTGCTACAAAGCACATCTGGGAAATTCCTGGCTCAAATCATT CTTCGGGACTTTAGCCTGGGTACAGGCTTTCCCCTGGTGGGAGGAGTCAGTGTTCAGGATATTAGTATTGACGAGGAAGACGTGGTGCAG GAACCTGAAGTTCAGTTTGATGTAGAATCACACTTTGAAGGGCATCCCCTTCCGCAGGTTGGCTCTCTTGTCATCAACCAG CTGCGGCGTGTTATTCGTCAAAAACATACGCTGCCAAACCATAAGATGCGGTTCAAGCCCCTATTTCAGAAGCCTGAAGCTTTACCACCTGCAATCCGGCTTGAGCTCGGAGGTCAGAGCATTTCATCTGGCCGACTTTGCATCACTTTTATCAGATGCACTCGCCTACCCCTGGTTGCTCATGAGGCCACGCTTTATTGCATTTTGTGCGCAG ACACTAAACCATGGAAGGAGATAGTGAGGGGCCAAAGCAGGGTTTGGGTATTACATGATGTGGAAGTCATCAAAGCTCTAGGTGAATCCATTGGCATGACTTTCAAAGAT ATTTATAACCTGGATAGAAGAGGCATAGTTGTCACTGTTGACATAGTCCAAGTTGACTCAGCAGCTGCACGAGCAGATATAAGAAAG GATGATGTGCTTGTTTCGGTGGGAACCTCTCGCATTACGTCCTCCAAGCAAGCTGCCAAGCTGATCAAGAATGCTGGTGACAG ATTCACAATACGATTAGAGAGACCACATGTCAAACTACCTCAAGATGCAAGATTCCAAGAAGAGGCAGTTTTCTTAAAG GATATGGATGGAGCCAAAACAGATACCAAAACTGAGGAGAACGAGGGTTTTATAAACATCAGTGTGCAGCATACTGCATCTGACTCGGTTCTGGTGACTGCTGGTGGTCGTCAAGCCAAAGAACAGGAGTTTCTCATTTTGGATGATGGTGGGATTGCTGGTCCATCAGGTGGCCTCAAACCATCCACCATCATTCATCAATCCCATTCTGCTGTAGAGCTGTTAAAGCCATCCTTGGATATCCCAGGACGTGCTGGCAGTCCAAGAGTCCGACATAATCTAACG gTCCCTTCGATTCATAGCTTAGCCACTGGTAAGGTGGTTGCtaatgaaacaacaaagaatcTTCAACCATCCCATACAAAATCAGCACAGGGGTCACCCAGGAGGGATCATTCACCATCACCAGCTCATGAACATTCACATCATGCTGCATATAGGCACAAG GTAGGGGAAGAGGCTTTTGGTGGAACAGGTGCTGACAGTGATAGTGATGAGGAGGCTTTCCCCATCATGAAGACTCGTGAGGTTCCTGCAACACGG AATCCTCGCTGGCATGATCCACTGACATTCGACCTCAGCAACCATCACACATAcctgaatgtatgtgtgtggtgtcaTTTAAGAGACACGACTGACTTCAGATctgaaaaatcatcatcatcttcatcccaGTCATCAGATGACATTCTTATGGGTCAG GTTAGTGTACCAATCAACATAATTGTCCTTCACTGCCTGATGACACTAAGGGGACACACCAAGCAGACTTTGCAACTTCAGCCAGGGGATGTGAAGGTTGGAGCCAG TCAATCAGCTGGTGGTCGCATTGGACTTGAACATCATCGTTGCTATGGTGACATCACACTTCACTTCCAGTTTACTCCAACCAAACTGTCATTACAACAGCAGAGAATGCTGGCTGCTGACCTTGATCCAGAAAATTCTACTGGGGTCAGAATTGTTCCGGCAACATCGGATTCTAGTCAGGATGAACTGGGTTCAGATTTAGACATAGG GCTTTATGAaggcaaacatttgttttccaAAGCTCAGTTTAATTCAGCTACCTACTGCAATTTCTGTGGTAAAAAG atTTGGTTAAAGGTGGCATTCCAATGTAGTTTATGCGGAATGATCTGTCACAAGAAGTGCATTGACAAATGTCGTGCTGAGACTCTTTGCTCAGA TGATGGTCCACGACGTAGGAATGCTCCTGGCGAGTTCTGGCGGACTCCTTTGGCTTCTCTGAAGCAGCCAGAAACTTTGATGAATGCGCACTTACCACAATCACATACTCGAGGCACCAGGTTCTTGAGCAAGTTCAGCAAGGAGCCAGTGAGTACTGGCACAGAGAAAG atgGTGTAAAAGCCACTAAAGGTCAACAATCAGTTGGGAGTCCACAAATCTCAACTAAG TCTCAGCCAAAAGATGAAGCCAAGTTCCCACATGACTCACAGTTCCATCAGGACACCTTGGATGATGCAGCAATCACATCAGCAAAGGAAATGGGTCGCCAACTGTTTTCTCACATGGACATCAGTTCACGCAAGGCCAAACTTGATGTGCTA GTAAACAAAACGCAAGAGGAAATTAACCAGGAGATTGCTAACAAGATTGCCTTGAACAAGCAGCTGCAAACAGCAGAGACCCACACTTCTCGCACCTCTCTGAATGCTACAATAACCAATTCCAATAATAAGATTGAGTCCCtgatgctgctgcagctgcagtaCTGTGCTGGGCTACAGCACTGCTTGGACCAAGAGGAAGAACAGCGTCAGCAAGCCCAAGCCAATGCTGTCGCAGATTTAGCAGTCTTACAGAACATCAGTATGTCACCACAAGCTAAAGAGTCTATAGCATCTCTCACTCCAGCTGAGTGTAAAGATGATATTCCTGCTGAAGATGGACAGGAAGCGGTTGACTTTGAAGAACAAACTGCTTCTGCTGTTGCTCAGGTGTTAAATAAGGTGATTCACTTTGATGATGACTCCTCTTTATCTGACGAaaacaatgaagatgaagaagatacCTGGAGATGA
- the LOC112560355 gene encoding PDZ domain-containing protein 8-like isoform X1: MLLEVALLSLVAGAVLTVAVQMFFVRWYLYRTPPQPPPYKDHYPKISVPQGLKEKFKATEKGQDQESCFWLNLFGHFLFQELRDTNIVRRWVKQKLNVEFEELLQSTSGKFLAQIILRDFSLGTGFPLVGGVSVQDISIDEEDVVQRLDIHVDVDYNGGFTLGVDVLLPFSKTAFVSVTIQHLSGRGRLQLTRQPYTHWSFSFLQEPEVQFDVESHFEGHPLPQVGSLVINQLRRVIRQKHTLPNHKMRFKPLFQKPEALPPAIRLELGGQSISSGRLCITFIRCTRLPLVAHEATLYCILCADTKPWKEIVRGQSRVWVLHDVEVIKALGESIGMTFKDIYNLDRRGIVVTVDIVQVDSAAARADIRKDDVLVSVGTSRITSSKQAAKLIKNAGDRFTIRLERPHVKLPQDARFQEEAVFLKDMDGAKTDTKTEENEGFINISVQHTASDSVLVTAGGRQAKEQEFLILDDGGIAGPSGGLKPSTIIHQSHSAVELLKPSLDIPGRAGSPRVRHNLTVPSIHSLATGKVVANETTKNLQPSHTKSAQGSPRRDHSPSPAHEHSHHAAYRHKVGEEAFGGTGADSDSDEEAFPIMKTREVPATRNPRWHDPLTFDLSNHHTYLNVCVWCHLRDTTDFRSEKSSSSSSQSSDDILMGQVSVPINIIVLHCLMTLRGHTKQTLQLQPGDVKVGASQSAGGRIGLEHHRCYGDITLHFQFTPTKLSLQQQRMLAADLDPENSTGVRIVPATSDSSQDELGSDLDIGLYEGKHLFSKAQFNSATYCNFCGKKIWLKVAFQCSLCGMICHKKCIDKCRAETLCSDDGPRRRNAPGEFWRTPLASLKQPETLMNAHLPQSHTRGTRFLSKFSKEPVSTGTEKDGVKATKGQQSVGSPQISTKSQPKDEAKFPHDSQFHQDTLDDAAITSAKEMGRQLFSHMDISSRKAKLDVLVNKTQEEINQEIANKIALNKQLQTAETHTSRTSLNATITNSNNKIESLMLLQLQYCAGLQHCLDQEEEQRQQAQANAVADLAVLQNISMSPQAKESIASLTPAECKDDIPAEDGQEAVDFEEQTASAVAQVLNKVIHFDDDSSLSDENNEDEEDTWR; the protein is encoded by the exons ATGCTTTTAGAGGTTGCCCTTCTTTCGTTGGTGGCAGGAGCCGTGCTTACGGTGGCAGTGCAGATGTTCTTTGTACGATGGTATCTATATCGCActccaccacagccaccaccttACAAGGATCATTATCCTAAAATTAGCGTACCACAG GggctgaaagaaaaatttaaagcaaCTGAGAAAGGACAAGACCAAGAATCTTGTTTTTGGCTCAACCTGTTCGGGCACTTTCTTTTTCAGGAGCTTCGTGACACAAATATTGTTAGAAG ATGGGTTAAACAGAAACTGAATGTGGAGTTTGAAGAACTGCTACAAAGCACATCTGGGAAATTCCTGGCTCAAATCATT CTTCGGGACTTTAGCCTGGGTACAGGCTTTCCCCTGGTGGGAGGAGTCAGTGTTCAGGATATTAGTATTGACGAGGAAGACGTGGTGCAG CGCCTAGACATCCATGTCGATGTTGACTATAATGGTGGCTTCACCCTTGGAGTGGATGTCCTGTTACCTTTCAGCAAGACTGCCTTTGTATCTGTGACAATTCAACACCTGTCTGGTCGAGGTCGTCTACAGCTAACTCGTCAACCTTACACTCATTGGTCATTCAGCTTTCTTCAG GAACCTGAAGTTCAGTTTGATGTAGAATCACACTTTGAAGGGCATCCCCTTCCGCAGGTTGGCTCTCTTGTCATCAACCAG CTGCGGCGTGTTATTCGTCAAAAACATACGCTGCCAAACCATAAGATGCGGTTCAAGCCCCTATTTCAGAAGCCTGAAGCTTTACCACCTGCAATCCGGCTTGAGCTCGGAGGTCAGAGCATTTCATCTGGCCGACTTTGCATCACTTTTATCAGATGCACTCGCCTACCCCTGGTTGCTCATGAGGCCACGCTTTATTGCATTTTGTGCGCAG ACACTAAACCATGGAAGGAGATAGTGAGGGGCCAAAGCAGGGTTTGGGTATTACATGATGTGGAAGTCATCAAAGCTCTAGGTGAATCCATTGGCATGACTTTCAAAGAT ATTTATAACCTGGATAGAAGAGGCATAGTTGTCACTGTTGACATAGTCCAAGTTGACTCAGCAGCTGCACGAGCAGATATAAGAAAG GATGATGTGCTTGTTTCGGTGGGAACCTCTCGCATTACGTCCTCCAAGCAAGCTGCCAAGCTGATCAAGAATGCTGGTGACAG ATTCACAATACGATTAGAGAGACCACATGTCAAACTACCTCAAGATGCAAGATTCCAAGAAGAGGCAGTTTTCTTAAAG GATATGGATGGAGCCAAAACAGATACCAAAACTGAGGAGAACGAGGGTTTTATAAACATCAGTGTGCAGCATACTGCATCTGACTCGGTTCTGGTGACTGCTGGTGGTCGTCAAGCCAAAGAACAGGAGTTTCTCATTTTGGATGATGGTGGGATTGCTGGTCCATCAGGTGGCCTCAAACCATCCACCATCATTCATCAATCCCATTCTGCTGTAGAGCTGTTAAAGCCATCCTTGGATATCCCAGGACGTGCTGGCAGTCCAAGAGTCCGACATAATCTAACG gTCCCTTCGATTCATAGCTTAGCCACTGGTAAGGTGGTTGCtaatgaaacaacaaagaatcTTCAACCATCCCATACAAAATCAGCACAGGGGTCACCCAGGAGGGATCATTCACCATCACCAGCTCATGAACATTCACATCATGCTGCATATAGGCACAAG GTAGGGGAAGAGGCTTTTGGTGGAACAGGTGCTGACAGTGATAGTGATGAGGAGGCTTTCCCCATCATGAAGACTCGTGAGGTTCCTGCAACACGG AATCCTCGCTGGCATGATCCACTGACATTCGACCTCAGCAACCATCACACATAcctgaatgtatgtgtgtggtgtcaTTTAAGAGACACGACTGACTTCAGATctgaaaaatcatcatcatcttcatcccaGTCATCAGATGACATTCTTATGGGTCAG GTTAGTGTACCAATCAACATAATTGTCCTTCACTGCCTGATGACACTAAGGGGACACACCAAGCAGACTTTGCAACTTCAGCCAGGGGATGTGAAGGTTGGAGCCAG TCAATCAGCTGGTGGTCGCATTGGACTTGAACATCATCGTTGCTATGGTGACATCACACTTCACTTCCAGTTTACTCCAACCAAACTGTCATTACAACAGCAGAGAATGCTGGCTGCTGACCTTGATCCAGAAAATTCTACTGGGGTCAGAATTGTTCCGGCAACATCGGATTCTAGTCAGGATGAACTGGGTTCAGATTTAGACATAGG GCTTTATGAaggcaaacatttgttttccaAAGCTCAGTTTAATTCAGCTACCTACTGCAATTTCTGTGGTAAAAAG atTTGGTTAAAGGTGGCATTCCAATGTAGTTTATGCGGAATGATCTGTCACAAGAAGTGCATTGACAAATGTCGTGCTGAGACTCTTTGCTCAGA TGATGGTCCACGACGTAGGAATGCTCCTGGCGAGTTCTGGCGGACTCCTTTGGCTTCTCTGAAGCAGCCAGAAACTTTGATGAATGCGCACTTACCACAATCACATACTCGAGGCACCAGGTTCTTGAGCAAGTTCAGCAAGGAGCCAGTGAGTACTGGCACAGAGAAAG atgGTGTAAAAGCCACTAAAGGTCAACAATCAGTTGGGAGTCCACAAATCTCAACTAAG TCTCAGCCAAAAGATGAAGCCAAGTTCCCACATGACTCACAGTTCCATCAGGACACCTTGGATGATGCAGCAATCACATCAGCAAAGGAAATGGGTCGCCAACTGTTTTCTCACATGGACATCAGTTCACGCAAGGCCAAACTTGATGTGCTA GTAAACAAAACGCAAGAGGAAATTAACCAGGAGATTGCTAACAAGATTGCCTTGAACAAGCAGCTGCAAACAGCAGAGACCCACACTTCTCGCACCTCTCTGAATGCTACAATAACCAATTCCAATAATAAGATTGAGTCCCtgatgctgctgcagctgcagtaCTGTGCTGGGCTACAGCACTGCTTGGACCAAGAGGAAGAACAGCGTCAGCAAGCCCAAGCCAATGCTGTCGCAGATTTAGCAGTCTTACAGAACATCAGTATGTCACCACAAGCTAAAGAGTCTATAGCATCTCTCACTCCAGCTGAGTGTAAAGATGATATTCCTGCTGAAGATGGACAGGAAGCGGTTGACTTTGAAGAACAAACTGCTTCTGCTGTTGCTCAGGTGTTAAATAAGGTGATTCACTTTGATGATGACTCCTCTTTATCTGACGAaaacaatgaagatgaagaagatacCTGGAGATGA